ATATGCTTAGGTTACATTCAAAGTCAGTGTCTTAATTGACATATTTtaggaaatgagagagagagagaagcaaaggtGTCAGCTTTgcaccaaaacaaaaataaagtggtCTTGTTCTAAAACTTAGAAAGCAGTCAGTAAGACAGTGGTTTGTGTATGATGTGATGTGTCATGCAGAGCAATACAAATGATCAGTGGAACGTCTCAGTGCAGCTGCCAGCAGCCTAGAGGAGCAAAGTACCTGGCTGTGATAAGCAGCAAGCTTGTTTGTGTAGTTGTAGCcaggtcggtcccaggatattagagatacaggactggtgaggtaatatcttttattggaccaatttctgtcgctgagagacacaagctttcaagccacatagAGCTGTTTTTCAGGTCACCTGAAGAAGTTAGAGACAGTCACTGTCCTAAAGAataatatagtttaaaaaaatcattccttATGGACTTGATCAAATGCCCCTTACATTCAACAGTCCTTGGTACACTTTCACTGTACAGTAGCTGAGTAACATTTGGAAAGAGACTTCACAGCATATTGTGTCAAGCTGGCTCTGCATATGTTTATTAAAGCTGTGTTAAAATTCTTATTAAAATTTAGGTGAAAAAAACTGGCATGCATGTGCAGTAAACCCATTCTTCTCAATGGAATAGTTTTAAATTTCCTATCTGAAAACCTATTACAGACTAATAGCCtgcaaaaattcattttaaaccGTAAGGATATGGGACTTATTGGAATTCCAAAAAGCATtgtagggcctgattttgctcTTACTTCACTTAggcattacactggtgtaacttcattgacttcagctgttCTTTTAGCAGCAGCATTAGCTATATACTGACATTTTGTACTTCAATAGTATATTAAGGATAGACAAGATTTGTACTTGAAACATAATATCTTTAGAACTCTTAAGCCATTTTGCAAGCATGCACTGACATCTAGTGGATGTTTACAATAGTAACTATAGTAAGAAAATGTGTACCCCACATACTAGCATCTATTGATAAGGTATCCATGGCCAGGTCCTGCCCTCCTGAGGGAAGACTAATGGGAAGAGGCTTGAGAGGCAGAAAATTAGGTGAGGTTTCCTTGCACAGATTTTTTTGTTGTGTTGAGTTTTGGACCTCCAAACCTGTAGTTATTCTGAGATCTTGTGAATTGTGCTGGAAGTATATGACCATATGCACAAAGTTCAGTGCCTCCACACCAGCCCCCGGGGCCTTTCTCCAGCTCTGGGCAATTTGGTTCCATGGCTGCTGCCCCTGAAGGTCTCCTTTGAGTGTTCAGACTGGCATGGAGTGGGGGCTCTGCTCAGGACTAAATACAGACTCTCCAAATGCACCATATAGAATAAGAAGGCCCTTAATGGAGTTCTATAGCCATCATTTTCATTTTGAGTATTCCTGTCAAcctcattttttcttttgttccattttatACTGTTCCTCTCATTTTCAACTCTGTATTATTTTCCTTTCGttcttccttcctcccactccactgtCCAGTCCCCCTTCCTGCCTGCTTACCTTTTAAATTCTTGCTGTTCTTGAATACCACACTTTCCTGGCACAACTGGCTTATCCACCTTTGCATGAGCAaaggggatcaacaaacatgtggacaagggtgatccagtggatatagtgtacttggactttcagaaagcttttgacaagttccctcacagagggctattaagcaaagtaagcagtcatggaataaaaGGGACCTCCTCTCATGGATAAGTAacttgttaaaagataggaaacgatgggtagaaataaatggtcaattttcacaatggatagggataaatagtggtgtcccccaggaatctgtactgggatcagtgctggtcaacatattcatacatgatctgtaaaaaggggttaacagtgaggtggcaaatttgcagacgatgcaaaattactcaagatagttaagttcaaatcagactgcaaagagttataaagcgatctcacaaaactgggggacggagtgagcaacaaaatggcacatgaaattctatgttgacaaatgcaaaataatgcacattggaaaacataatcccagctatacatacaatatgatagagtctaaggcttggtctacactcaccccccaaatcgaactaaggtacgcaacttcagctacgtgaataacgtagctgaagttcgaagtaccttagttcgatcttacctcggtccacacgcggcaggcaggctcccccgtcgactccgcggtactcctctcgtctagctggagtaccgcagtcgacggcgagcacttcctggttcgacttatcgtgtccagacaagacgcgataagtcgaacccagaactttgattgcgagccgccgaactagcggctgggtgtagacataccctaaattagctcttaccactcaagaaagagatcttagaatcattgtggatagttctctgaaaacatccactcagtgtgcagtggtagtcaaaaaagccaatagaatattaggaaccattaggaaagggatagataataagacagaaaatatcataatgccactgtatgaatccatggtacgcccagtccttgaatactgcatgcagttctggtcgccccatctcaaaaaagatatattagaattcaaaaaggtacagagaaggacaacaaaaatgattaaggatagggaacagtatgaggagagattaaaaagactacgacttttcaggttggaaaagagatgactaagaggggatatgatagaggtctataaaatagtgactggtgtggagaaagtgaataaggaaatattatttactccttcacacaagaaaccaggggtcacccagtgaaattaatagacagcaggtttaaaacggacataaggaagtacttcttcacacagcacatagtcgatctgtggaactccttgcccggggacattgtgaaagccaaaactgtaacagggttaaaagagaattagataaattctttGAGGAtacatccatcaatggctattagccaagacggtcagggatgcaatctcatggtctgagtgtccctagcctctgattgccaaaagctgggaatggacaacgggatggatcacttgatgattacctattctgtattccttctgaagcacctggcattggctactgtggGAAGACAGTACATTGAGttgatggaccattgatctgacccactaTCACCATTCTTATGTTACTTTGCATTTGCAGGCCGTGAATGTTGCAGGCGCAGGACCTTTCAGTGAAGTAGTTGTATGCATGACACCAGCCTCTGTACCTGCAGTTGTGACCTGTCTTCAGGGAAGAAGTGAAGATGAAGTGGAGAGTCCACACTATTCACCTTCCACATGCTTTGCCATGAGCTGGGAAAAGCCCTGTGACCATGGTTCTGAAATCCTTGGCTACAGCATAGACTATGGAGAAAAGCAGCCTGTAACTGTTGGGAAGGTTTCAAGCTATTTCATAGACAATTTGCAGCCAGACACAACATACAGGTATGCTGTGCAAAGTGGTGTGGCTTCCTTAGCATTTTACATAGAAGGAAAATAATCTATTGTCTTTGTTCCCACATTGCTTCAAATCACTACCACCCTATCAAAGTATGGCTCtctgagctctggtcaagtgtagcaATGGTCAGAAAAGAGACTATGTAATGAACTCAACAGATCTGGTCACTATGGGCATTTAGTTGTATCTACCAAGTTTTTGCTCCTGTTAGCATGGCAGAACCAATACAGTTCTGGAAAAAGAGAACCTAATTCCATTCATGCATCAGCTTCATATTGGTTAACAAAGTTCTGATTGTAAATTCAAATTCAGTGAGACTTTGTTGTCATGAAACAAGCTATATGGGTGTTGCCAAAGTATTGAAAAAAGACAGACTCCTAAGGTATCTGTCAAATTAGGTAAGATCTGTTGATCTGCTGTGTCCATTTCTCATTATTTTCCATTTCTGATCCAGTGCCTGCTTGTTACAAAGTGTGATGCAATTTCTGCAGAACCTTTATTGCTGGTGGTGATACATCTAGGCACAAAGAGCATAACTTTGAGATCCCTGGTGGTGTCTGCAAAAGTGATGGTTACAGAAAACATCCTTTTCCTTGTAAATCGGTTAAATTTAATATGGCAGTTATTAAAAGACAATGAACACAGAATTCCACTGTGCCACTTTAGTCATTTTTACAGTTGAATAGCATTCTATGCTCATGTTAGAAACACAGATCCTCTGCATTAAAATATattgggtgaaatcttgactccattgaagtcaatggcaaagctcacattgacttcattggggccagggtttcaccccaTGTGTATGATGTTCATTATAGACTGCCAGGGTAACCcttaatatttttttagaaataaaatactTTTGTGTTATTATTACTTTTAAAACTGTTATATTAGTAATTGAAGAACTACTGCCTGCCACATTATGAGaaattgtaaaatatatatattaccgAAGAACTGGAAATTGACATTGCAAAGATATTTTTGCACTTAGACACACAAAAGTACTTTTATATCACAGATTTGATAAACCCTGCCAGCTTCttgtgaaaataaacaaaactcaAATATGTGGTCGCCAGTGCTACAGTGTGCTAATAAATTAACATACTCAAAATTAAACAGTTCTATAGTGATAGATATATAAGGAATGAAATCTGTGCAGACAAAGGGACCCCAGCATTTTGCAGTTGTGACCTTAATTTTTGAAGTTGctcaaacattgatttttttcaaaacacaCAGACACTAATGTATGATATTTTAATGGAAAACAAGGTGCCTTAGAGTCATGGAGTGTTGGTCTAATCAAGGTACCTTTGAAATCCATAAAGCCTGCAGCTGTGTCCCCCAAATTCTATGCTCTTTAAATCTCAGGgctattttctgtttttgttttgtaaaaataagGTTCTAATCTTCTTTGTTGAGTCACAGACCTTCAAACTGTAAACCTGTTCCTGAGATTGAAAGTTTGCAACATTGACTTCCTGAAAATCACAGATTATTCCTAGTCCCTACCACAATCACAATGGCCTGCAAAGTTCACAGCTGCTAGTCCTCTGATTTAttgttttctttccctcttttcttGTGGACCCCTTGATAATTCATTGTTGGGAGTGACCAACTGTGCCGCTACCAGTGATACCAGCACCACTGCAACATCCCTGCAAGAGAAAAAAATGGTGCCAGCCCAAATATTCCCTTCCATTTTTAATGAATTAGTTCAGTTCTAGGAGGCTCTCAGAACTTCTCTTTGGCCACCCCAACTCTCTTAAGGCTGGTCCCAACATGGATGTTTATTATCAGAGAAAGCTGAATGTTGATCTGTTGCTTATTACTTCATTTATTGGTATAATGAAAATATGCAGTAATTGGAAGGGATTCAGAAGATCATGGCTTTCTATTAATATAATTCCTATAAATATAAGTTCTTGTGCTGAACTAGGATCACTTGATGTCCCAGGACCCAAACATTAGAACTTTTATTGCCTGTCGTTATATGATGACCCTTATGTTAATAGTCTTTACTTTTAATAGAATAGATTGTTTTAAAGTATTGCAAGATGAATGCacattcattaatatttatgaCTAAATCCAACAGCTCTTAGTGGTAAGGGACATGTATATCATAAAAAGTAGTATCTGTACAATGACCTTATTATTCTCTACTGTAATACTCTTGAATATGAGTGCTGGAATTAATCAGTTACCCTTTTAAATCTGTATTCATGTTTACAtggataatttttttctttttaattattagaATACGAATTCAAGCCCTAAATAGTCTTGGAGCAGGTCCTTTCAGCCACAcaataaaactgaaaacaaagccaCTCCCTCCTGATCCGCCTCGCCTGGAATGTGCTGTATACAGTTCTCAGACTCTCAAGCTAAAATGGGGAGAGGGAACTTCAAAAGCATTAACTGACTCCATTCAGTATCACCTTCAAATGGAAGATAAGAATGGAAGGTTAGCACTAATATCACTTCCTTTTGTATGTGCTCTGCATTATACATGGTGTTGTTTAATGGATTAAGGACGTATCAGAAAGACATAATGGAAGAAGACACCATACCTttggtttaatttaaaatgaatttaagaCGTTGTCTATCTTGGGAAGAAAATGGGAGACTCTGATGTTCAGCATTAGAGGGTGCAAGAAATTAAAACTGAACAGTTTTCATAGTGAAGGTTCAACATGAGGAGCTTGATGTGGAGATGAGATGGCTTGTGCCACCATGCTCTTCTGTTTTCTATGGTTTTGTTAAGTATTTATGTTGATTAAGTTTGATCTAATTCTTTTAACTTGATGTGCCTCTTGGGGGATGAGAGGTGAGTTCTCACCTTGTTGCTGCTTTCTTTATAGGGTGAGGAGCTTAAGGATTtaaattcattaattttttaCTTGCACCACCTTTCCCTAGATAGCAAAACATACAATACCACCGCACCACATACACTACCCTAGTATGAGCATATGATAGCTTGAGAACTGGACAAAAGTAGGACAGGGTAGATTATGGAACCTGCCCTGACATAGGGAGAAACAGAAATGGAGATCCACATAGCACGGAATTCACCATCGCCCCCAAAAGTAATTcatgcctgcaccccaactcagAAATGAACAGGAGTAGAATATGGTAACAAAACCTCTCCACTCTCTCTGAGACAAAACCTGTGCTATGTATTAGAACCCCCAAGACTGAAAAGCAAACAGATGGGCCAGTGAAACTAACCTGCTCCGGCATCATGACACAAGAGAGTGTGGCCAATCTAGAAAAACCCATCAGAGTGGGGCAACAACGTATGTTGCAACTGTGACAGATCCCTCCCACACAGATGTGACATTAGCGCCATAGCACATCTTCCCCACAAAAATGTGGAAGAGCAATGGGAACCACAGAGACTGGACCGTTTCTTGGAGCTAGTGAGGAGTATTGCTGAGGTGCAGGTAGCTAAAATCCAGGCCCACTCACTTTTGATGATAGGGGAGCAATGATAATGAAAGCACCACATACTAAACTAATCCAGAgctctccccctttcccactcCAAGACGAAATAAGACTAGCAGCAGTTACTGCTTATTGAAAAGTGAGCTCATTGTTCTGTATTACTGAAAGATCATAAATTAACTTGGAAATCAGTATTTGTGAGCTTCTCATTAAAttccaggaattaaaaaaaaagatgagtgaatttaaaacaaaaatagaaatcaTGCAGACTACTTTGGAATCTATGTAGTCTGTTTACATAATCACTATGTCTACTTTCAGATTTATATCCTTATACAGAGGACCATGTCATACATACAAAGTACAAAGACTCATTGAGTCAACATCCTACAAACTTTGTATTCAGGCTTGTAATGAAGCTGATGAAGGTCCACTTTCTCAAGAGTACATTTTCACGACTCCCAAATCTGTTCCAGCTGCCTTGAAAGGTAACCATTGTATTTTCACTTGTCATTTACCTGTAATGTCATTTTTCTCCCTACTTAATAAATCAGTACTACTAGTCCTATTCAGTTTAAACAAGCTTGCAGTTAAGGGGCAGTGCTGAGTAGTTTAAGTCCCAAATCCATGttaagggttttgtttttgttttttttaattaaaaatcaacTGAATAGAAAGGACTTTGTGATCATATTTTATTCAATTAATTATTTTTGATGGGGTTTAAACAATTCCTCTTTAAAGTGCTCTAAACAAACACGATACATTGTGGCATCCAAAGACTCCATAATGGGTGCATTAAAATACATAGATTATGAAGGTATCAGCAGCAACTCCATACTTAATGGGACAtgtaatttttcaattaaagcagGGTTGACAGCCTTTTGTCAAGCTTGAACACAAATCACCAAAACTGCACATCTCCTTCCATACACTTAGGGTACAGATTTAACTTTCTGTGACATCAGAAATAAGTTTGCCTAGGCATTTGTAGTAGTATTCCTTTTGGAACTGTTTCTTGGAGTTTTTGGTGTCCTGGTAGCAGGGCTGGGTCAGATCCATCCAGAACACCTGCAGACCAACTCGTTTGAGGCCCCTTCCTATGTCATCACTTGCTTCTTCCTTTCCTTGTATTGTTGAGGAATTTATAAAATGACTACTACATACAACCCGGCACCCAGTCTCTTCCATAGTGTCTCACGTAGTCTCAGACTCACCCAGCCCTCACTCACTGTACAGATTCTTCTTTCTGTATTTGGTGGGTGGGGAGGTATCAGATTATCCTGTCTCTGCCTGCTGCAGGGTTCTTATGctatcctctgaagcatctggttcttTCCACTCTCTGATGGTtgagtatggcaattcctgtgttcagaCTCGGTCAGTTGATCTTAAACTGCAATTCTTTATCTACATTTATTACTTAACACTTCTCTGCAATAAAAGTTCTTTCAGACTACTTTCTTCATAGCAACTAACCTTTCTTATGATATTAATTCATGAGAATCATAATTGTCCTTGCTTCCTTGTGGAGGAAACAAAACATGTAAGCAGTGTGCTAGCATCCTTATTTATGTAGTGTTAGTCAACATGAGAAGTGGATAAGAAAAATATCTTTGCACTTAAATCTTTTGTTTCTGTGtttcagaaacaaaataaaataccatAGAGGCTACAGTTTACAAATTAGTGAAAACCACTAACTGGAGACAATACACAGTTAactaatgtatttgcttttttccaataGCGCCAAGAATAGAGAGAGTAAATGATCACACTTGTGAAATCACATGGGAGGTTTTGCAACCAATGAAAGGTGATCCAATTATTTATAGTCTTCAGGTCATGGCGGGAAAAGACTCAGAATTCAAACAGGTATAGTTCATTAAAAAAGTATAATATATTTATGTGAAGTATATTGGTGAAGGTTAATTGCAATTAAAGAATGTGCAGGTCAAATGTTATATTTATCACCCATGCTGATTTTGTGTTAAAAGCTAATCCTCCAGGTTTCTTCTTCTAAAATGTTTACAGAGGGAAAAGATGTTATAGTTTCAGACTGGAAACggggtgtacatttttaacagtgagggtaattaaccattggaacagttcaCCAAgagttgtggtagattctccatcactgtcaatttttaaactaagattggatgtttttctataagatctgctctgggaatcattttggggaagttctatggcctctgttatacaggagatcagactagatgatccccgTGGTCCCTTtgggcctttgaatctatgaatctgcatTGTACTGATGAGTCATCTTGAATACTACGTACAGTTCTTTGCACCTGAGGGTCAGGAAAATGTCCACAAATGGGAGGAActgagaaaagggaaacaaattaATTAAAGGAATGGAAGCAAGATTTATGAAGAAAGAGTAAACAAACCCGATGTTCACTGCACATCATGAACTCTTCAAGGAAAGCTATTGATATTCTAGAAAGTTTCACTGTAAGGTCTGTGGTGTATGGAAAGCACAGTAGAGCAGACAGGCCCTACCCGACAAGAAGAATTCCAtaggcagtgtagacacagcggAATGTTGGCTTGCGGGAAGCTGCTCTAACCCATTCCAATCATTAGTTTCTTGCCGTTCATTCCCTTCCCAGTGATAGGGGATGCTGCAACCACCAGTGCCAAACAGTTAAGAATGTTTTCAGTTAATTTCAGTTTTTACCATGTAGATATGCAGTTTGAAATGCCAAA
The Emys orbicularis isolate rEmyOrb1 chromosome 1, rEmyOrb1.hap1, whole genome shotgun sequence DNA segment above includes these coding regions:
- the LOC135895680 gene encoding fibronectin type-III domain-containing protein 3a-like, with the protein product MVFVKAVNVAGAGPFSEVVVCMTPASVPAVVTCLQGRSEDEVESPHYSPSTCFAMSWEKPCDHGSEILGYSIDYGEKQPVTVGKVSSYFIDNLQPDTTYRIRIQALNSLGAGPFSHTIKLKTKPLPPDPPRLECAVYSSQTLKLKWGEGTSKALTDSIQYHLQMEDKNGRFISLYRGPCHTYKVQRLIESTSYKLCIQACNEADEGPLSQEYIFTTPKSVPAALKAPRIERVNDHTCEITWEVLQPMKGDPIIYSLQVMAGKDSEFKQIYKGPDWSFRYSGLQLNCEYRFRVCAIRQCQETVGHQDLIGPYSTTVLFISQRTEPPTSPNKDTVEISRTQQTLSDEQCAAVILVLFATFSILIAFIIQYFVIK